The following proteins are co-located in the Paralichthys olivaceus isolate ysfri-2021 chromosome 2, ASM2471397v2, whole genome shotgun sequence genome:
- the cox18 gene encoding cytochrome c oxidase assembly protein COX18, mitochondrial → MLSVGWLARSGVLELRLLRLPARGVCSAVIHRKSPACVTWCTGASVGSPSACHRLPVRMMSGVGGGDVANDVASVATGASGWYGSLADSAPVHLCEHFLVSVQQVSGMPWWLSIVTVTLSVRTLITLPLAAYQLVIISKVEALQVEISELAKRLRYEVSVRAQERGWTEKQSRFQFQKNLRRIVSQLYVRENCHPFKASLLVWVQFPMWVSLSVALRNLSLHQSVVQCDLAAGGALWFPDLTSPDSTWILPLGVGLINLLIVEVFSLQRQNPTRFQKLLLNCIRGFSVLMVPIAATVPSCISLYWFISSLIGFSHNLVLRSSAIHKVLKLQRPGSETPYRDLLSALVNKYCK, encoded by the exons ATGCTGAGTGTTGGGTGGTTGGCGAGGTCTGGGGTCCTGGAGCTCCGCCTCCTGCGGCTTCCAGCTCGAGGAGTCTGTTCTGCGGTGATCCACAGGAAGTCACCTGCATGTGTCACCTGGTGTACAGGTGCATCTGTTGGATCACCCTCAGCCTGCCACAGGTTACCtgtaaggatgatgtcaggtGTTGGCGGTGGTGATGTGGCGAATGATGTAGCAAGTGTCGCTACAGGTGCGTCTGGCTGGTACGGCAGCCTGGCGGACTCAGCTCCGGTTCACCTGTGTGAGCACTTCCTGGTAAGCGTCCAGCAGGTGAGCGGGATGCCGTGGTGGCTGAGTATCGTAACGGTGACGTTGTCAGTCAGGACGCTCATCACTCTGCCGCTTGCTGCTTACCAGCTGGTCATCATCTCCAAG GTGGAGGCGCTGCAGGTGGAGATCTCTGAGCTGGCAAAGAGGCTTCGATATGAAGTTTCTGTCCGAGCGCAAGAGAGAGGCTGGACGGAAAAACAGAGCAG GTTCCAGTTCCAGAAGAACCTGCGGCGTATCGTTTCTCAGCTCTATGTCAGAGAAAACTGTCACCCCTTCAAAGCCAGTCTGCTGGTCTGGGTTCAGTTTCCTATGTGGGTCAGTCTCTCTGTGGCACTCCGAAACCTGAGCCTGCATCAGTCTG TGGTACAGTGTGATTTGGCAGCAGGGGGAGCTCTGTGGTTCCCTGACCTTACATCACCTGACTCCACCTGGATTCTGCCGCTTGGTGTGGGACTCATCAACCTGCTCATCGTGGAG gttttttctctgcagagacagaatCCGACACGTTTccagaagctgctgctgaactgCATCCGAGGATTTTCAGTCTTAATGGTTCCCATCGCTGCGACTGTCCCCTCA TGCATTTCTCTGTACTGGTTCATCTCCAGTCTCATCGGATTCAGTCACAACCTCGTCCTTCGTTCTTCTGCGATTCACAAAGTCCTCAAACTACAACGTCCTGGATCAGAGACTCCGTATAGAGACCTGCTGTCAGCCCTCGTCAACAAATActgcaaataa